Proteins from a single region of Pseudomonadota bacterium:
- a CDS encoding DNA adenine methylase, producing the protein MRKSTNTVTGPSSGLQARDPVHPPAAYIGGKRHLARRICAIIDSIEHGLYAEPFVGMGGVFFRRQTAARREAVNDINGEVANLFRILQRHYQQFMDTLRFQVTSRREYERLKACNPSTLTDLERAARFIYLQRLSFGGKVTGQNFGVDPTAPARFNLTKLAPLLEDVHERLAGVVIENLGWSEFIRRYDRPDALFYLDPPYWDNETDYGEGVFGKEDFTAMADQLAGLKGRFVLSINDVPEIRSIFRAFSFEEASLNYSVAGGKGTNARELIITEST; encoded by the coding sequence ATGCGGAAAAGCACAAACACCGTCACAGGCCCTTCAAGCGGGCTTCAAGCCCGTGACCCTGTTCACCCGCCAGCAGCCTATATCGGCGGCAAAAGACACCTGGCCCGACGAATCTGCGCCATCATCGACAGCATCGAGCATGGCCTCTACGCCGAGCCTTTCGTTGGCATGGGCGGGGTGTTCTTTCGCCGGCAGACGGCCGCGCGGCGCGAGGCGGTCAACGACATCAATGGAGAGGTTGCTAACCTCTTTCGGATCCTCCAGCGGCACTATCAGCAGTTCATGGACACGTTGCGGTTCCAGGTGACCTCCAGGCGTGAGTACGAGCGCCTGAAGGCCTGCAATCCATCAACGCTGACCGATCTCGAACGCGCTGCGCGGTTCATCTATCTTCAGCGGCTCTCGTTCGGCGGGAAGGTGACGGGCCAGAACTTTGGTGTCGATCCGACCGCGCCGGCGCGCTTCAACCTGACGAAGCTGGCGCCCCTGCTTGAGGACGTCCACGAGCGCCTGGCTGGTGTCGTCATCGAAAACCTTGGCTGGTCTGAGTTCATTCGCCGCTACGACCGGCCGGACGCGCTGTTCTACCTTGACCCACCGTACTGGGACAACGAGACCGACTACGGCGAGGGCGTCTTTGGCAAGGAGGACTTCACCGCCATGGCCGATCAGCTGGCTGGCCTCAAAGGGCGGTTTGTGCTCTCGATCAATGACGTCCCGGAGATCCGATCGATCTTCCGCGCGTTCAGTTTCGAGGAGGCGTCGCTTAATTACTCGGTCGCGGGCGGAAAGGGCAC
- a CDS encoding Com family DNA-binding transcriptional regulator — protein sequence MVQESGYQDVKDYRCARCNALLFKGTSQTIGDVLEIKCRRCSAINVLRPAEPRSERPRSARSEQSDAEKHKHRHRPFKRASSP from the coding sequence ATGGTGCAGGAATCGGGTTATCAGGACGTGAAGGACTATCGGTGCGCGCGCTGTAATGCGCTGCTCTTCAAGGGTACCTCCCAAACCATCGGCGATGTGCTAGAGATCAAGTGCCGACGCTGTTCGGCAATCAATGTATTGAGGCCTGCCGAGCCCCGATCAGAGCGCCCTAGGAGCGCGCGTTCGGAGCAAAGCGATGCGGAAAAGCACAAACACCGTCACAGGCCCTTCAAGCGGGCTTCAAGCCCGTGA
- a CDS encoding phage tail protein, with amino-acid sequence MSDLIPVLAMPIVDPGAGRIAMTVPHGSTVDEIVAMALPDAPDIVLQRTRVTLVARDGRMTTLSPTVWHLVKPHAGVQVIIRVVPTGGLRNLLRTILTVIVSIAAVALAAVFAPTLAGFLGISQGLAQGLIGAAVTTVGRLLINALVPLDTPSDKEEDPTFTIEGLQNQARIDAPVPVLLGRIRYAPPYAATPYTEIVGDEQYVRAAFLVGYGEVEISSLKIGETPIDEYDEVTTEIRFGRDGDDPLSLYPQQVIEAQLGVELTRDLPRDDNGDTIGKVGTIKPETRFTAGDAAEVGIIIGFPQGLVRYNDEGRERSLSVEIRVEHRLAGASTWTQVATLNFSAKKPDAFFRYYRWALPTRGRYEIRLTRLTTERTKSRELDRSAWIAIQSFRPEYPLQFAHPLALIAVRIKATEQLNGPLDAINIIGQRVCLDWNTANNSWISRATSNPASLFRYVLQGPANTFPATDAQIDLDALGEWHDYCVSKGLEYNRVHDFEGSLFDALADVARAGRALPHHDGTKWTIIIDRPRSLVVDHVSEHNARGLKFTRAYFRPPDAFRITFQDETADFAPNERIVPWPGHVGDVEVTEEVALPGKTDPNEIWREARRRMYELIHRPDRFTALQDGAARVATRGDLVRISHSVLDTVHTSARVRAVIGMTLQLDQVVSMEAGANYAIRFLVPGATESDPWTSRLVSVANAEGERDVLTVIEGGALPQIGDIVMFGPLGIESEEAIVAGVEAAEDMSSNMLFVSASPIIDTLTDAESPPLWDGRVGAAIADSTDPPAVPTVFSVDTTPEGDGLNVLLIPGSGSSAVVATFTVRHRRVGETTFNTDSEPAGSGGVAIRGYTTGDQVQFDAFATSSASIDGPSTSLRTVEVGVESLPPEAPVSASVVGGRGSATLTVATPPEYVSELRIYRSATDEFENATLVGSIPATESETLNYTDGDATQPNLVTNPGFDTDTDWTKGDGWAIAAGVATKTPGVTSDLEQPITVTGAKTYRYRVPISGRTAGAVRVKLTGNGTDIGPSSGNSTDFLGSLIASTGQTTLGILGSADFDGSLDDLTVFEESTASIPQGTLHYFVTAANAEGLEGPEAYAGSTVVI; translated from the coding sequence ATGAGCGACCTCATCCCCGTTCTCGCCATGCCGATCGTCGATCCGGGAGCCGGGCGCATAGCGATGACCGTGCCGCACGGCTCGACGGTTGACGAGATCGTCGCGATGGCCTTGCCTGATGCGCCAGACATCGTCCTTCAGCGTACGCGCGTGACCCTGGTTGCGCGGGACGGCCGTATGACCACGCTGTCACCGACCGTCTGGCACCTGGTGAAGCCGCATGCCGGCGTCCAGGTCATCATTCGGGTGGTACCGACAGGCGGCTTGCGCAATCTCCTGCGGACCATCCTGACGGTCATCGTATCCATCGCGGCGGTTGCCCTCGCGGCGGTGTTTGCGCCGACGCTGGCGGGTTTTCTGGGGATCAGCCAAGGGCTCGCACAAGGGCTCATCGGCGCGGCTGTGACGACGGTCGGGCGGCTTCTGATCAACGCGCTCGTGCCGCTCGATACGCCCTCGGATAAAGAAGAGGACCCGACCTTCACGATCGAGGGCCTGCAGAACCAGGCGCGGATCGACGCGCCGGTGCCCGTGCTCCTTGGGCGCATACGCTACGCCCCGCCCTACGCGGCGACGCCCTACACCGAGATCGTCGGCGACGAACAGTATGTTCGGGCGGCTTTCCTGGTTGGCTATGGCGAAGTCGAGATCTCATCGCTGAAGATCGGCGAAACGCCGATCGACGAGTATGATGAGGTGACGACCGAGATCCGATTTGGTCGCGATGGCGATGATCCGCTCTCGCTGTACCCGCAGCAGGTCATTGAAGCGCAGCTGGGCGTTGAGCTCACACGCGACCTGCCGCGTGACGATAATGGCGACACGATCGGCAAGGTTGGCACGATCAAGCCGGAGACGCGCTTTACGGCCGGAGATGCCGCTGAGGTGGGGATCATCATCGGCTTTCCGCAGGGCCTCGTCCGCTACAATGATGAGGGTCGCGAACGGTCGCTGTCGGTGGAGATCAGGGTCGAACATCGCCTGGCGGGGGCATCCACCTGGACACAGGTCGCGACACTGAACTTCAGCGCCAAGAAGCCAGACGCATTCTTTCGGTATTACCGGTGGGCGCTGCCGACGCGCGGGCGCTACGAGATCAGGCTTACCCGGCTGACGACCGAGCGCACCAAAAGCCGCGAGCTCGACCGGTCCGCCTGGATCGCAATCCAGTCCTTCCGCCCTGAATATCCGCTTCAGTTCGCCCACCCGCTGGCGCTTATTGCTGTCCGGATCAAGGCCACCGAGCAGCTGAATGGACCGCTCGACGCCATCAACATCATCGGACAGCGGGTCTGCCTCGATTGGAACACCGCGAACAACAGCTGGATCAGCCGGGCGACCTCCAACCCGGCGAGCCTGTTTCGGTACGTGCTTCAGGGGCCGGCTAACACCTTCCCGGCAACCGACGCGCAGATTGATCTCGACGCGCTCGGAGAGTGGCACGATTACTGTGTGTCCAAGGGGCTCGAATACAATCGGGTCCACGACTTCGAAGGCTCGCTGTTTGACGCGTTGGCCGATGTGGCACGCGCAGGCCGGGCATTGCCGCACCATGATGGCACCAAATGGACCATCATCATCGATCGGCCGCGCTCGCTCGTGGTGGATCATGTCAGCGAGCACAATGCCCGCGGGCTCAAGTTCACTCGAGCCTACTTCCGCCCGCCCGACGCCTTCAGGATCACCTTCCAGGACGAGACGGCCGACTTTGCACCAAACGAACGCATCGTACCCTGGCCGGGCCATGTCGGCGACGTCGAGGTCACCGAAGAGGTCGCCCTTCCAGGCAAGACCGACCCGAACGAGATTTGGCGCGAAGCGCGCCGGCGCATGTACGAGCTCATCCATCGGCCGGACCGGTTCACCGCGCTGCAGGATGGCGCTGCGCGGGTCGCGACGCGCGGCGACCTTGTGCGGATCTCGCATTCGGTTCTCGATACCGTCCACACGTCGGCACGGGTGCGCGCGGTCATCGGTATGACGCTGCAGCTCGACCAGGTGGTTTCGATGGAAGCGGGGGCGAACTACGCCATTCGCTTCCTTGTGCCAGGCGCGACCGAGAGCGATCCATGGACCAGCCGGCTGGTCAGCGTTGCCAATGCGGAAGGCGAGCGTGATGTACTGACCGTCATCGAGGGCGGCGCGCTGCCGCAAATTGGCGACATCGTCATGTTCGGGCCGCTCGGCATCGAGAGCGAGGAAGCGATCGTCGCCGGCGTCGAAGCCGCCGAGGACATGTCGTCGAACATGCTGTTCGTCTCGGCGTCGCCCATCATCGACACCCTGACCGATGCTGAAAGCCCGCCCTTGTGGGACGGCCGCGTTGGTGCCGCGATCGCCGACAGCACAGACCCGCCAGCCGTGCCGACCGTCTTTAGCGTCGACACAACGCCTGAAGGCGATGGTCTCAATGTGCTTCTCATCCCAGGGTCGGGCTCATCGGCCGTTGTGGCCACCTTCACTGTCCGCCACCGGCGCGTCGGGGAAACCACCTTCAATACGGACAGCGAACCCGCTGGCAGCGGTGGTGTAGCGATCAGAGGCTACACGACCGGCGACCAGGTTCAGTTCGACGCGTTTGCGACCTCCTCAGCGTCGATCGACGGGCCTTCGACAAGCCTTCGAACGGTTGAGGTTGGCGTCGAAAGCCTACCGCCTGAAGCGCCGGTGAGTGCTTCTGTGGTCGGCGGTCGTGGATCCGCAACGCTGACGGTCGCGACGCCGCCCGAATACGTCTCAGAGCTGCGCATCTACCGCTCCGCCACCGATGAGTTCGAGAATGCGACGCTGGTCGGCTCGATCCCGGCGACTGAGAGCGAGACGCTCAATTACACCGATGGCGATGCGACCCAGCCCAACCTGGTCACGAACCCAGGGTTCGATACGGACACCGACTGGACCAAGGGCGACGGCTGGGCCATCGCTGCCGGCGTCGCGACCAAGACGCCAGGTGTCACCTCCGACCTTGAGCAGCCCATCACAGTGACAGGGGCCAAGACCTATCGGTACCGCGTTCCGATCTCAGGGCGCACCGCTGGCGCTGTCCGGGTCAAACTGACCGGCAACGGAACGGACATCGGGCCATCCTCGGGCAACAGCACGGATTTCCTTGGCAGCCTGATCGCATCGACGGGCCAAACCACGTTGGGGATCCTCGGAAGCGCCGATTTCGATGGCTCGCTCGATGACCTCACGGTGTTCGAAGAGAGCACCGCGTCGATCCCCCAAGGCACCCTTCATTACTTCGTCACAGCCGCCAACGCCGAGGGCCTGGAAGGCCCTGAGGCGTACGCAGGCTCAACAGTCGTCATCTAG
- a CDS encoding NlpC/P60 family protein, translating into MIEPSTHLHWSAAYIGKPFLPLGENGEGFDCWRLVTAVYRDELGIALPDYTGGMSAFERAEVAALIKGAVASSMWTPVTEILPFDVLVFRRGRLATHVGVAIDARQMLHVDEERPAHVARFDRSPWRECRTAAVRYSGGFGS; encoded by the coding sequence ATGATCGAGCCAAGCACCCATTTGCACTGGTCCGCCGCGTACATCGGCAAGCCCTTCCTGCCGCTTGGCGAAAATGGCGAGGGTTTCGATTGCTGGCGACTGGTCACGGCCGTCTACCGCGACGAGCTTGGCATCGCGCTGCCGGACTACACCGGCGGGATGAGCGCGTTCGAGCGCGCGGAAGTCGCCGCCTTGATCAAAGGTGCGGTCGCCTCATCGATGTGGACGCCCGTTACCGAGATCCTGCCCTTTGACGTCCTGGTCTTTCGGCGCGGGCGCCTGGCGACACATGTCGGCGTCGCGATCGATGCGCGGCAGATGCTGCATGTCGATGAAGAGCGGCCAGCCCATGTCGCGCGGTTCGACCGATCACCCTGGCGCGAATGCCGGACCGCCGCCGTTCGCTACAGCGGAGGCTTCGGATCATGA
- a CDS encoding phage tail length tape measure family protein — protein MTLVLAARATLDASGMTSGAQEGRRAVGSLGSAADAAASDIDQLSASQQRAAAITENARRSSQGMATALTQGSRASAQAVGLTSAEMSNLSFQMNDIAMGLATGQSPFTVMIQQGAQVNQILGRRGVGQIFPLMLQGLTSLLTPTTLVLGGITALGFGAAEVFNRIRGEVEDTDAVIERHEDLIRRIKDAYAEAGEGAQAYARESQAVLEADLRRNRETLSSQLANQSQGLLDFLARRDLQALGTATDVFAQTTAAVEAFQQSVSAGTPDVLALVETIARISEETEGVTNSQRGFFDRLRDVAGAAVETQRALEAASGTVEEIGEDSERASRSLDQFARALQRINDANRTITPQERANRSLREALDAATTIEQIERAYAAHQENLARIQNQDRGLGIPNPIARPADLSLDRPVEDLLRSQAEELRMLQLEAQLLGASSAERARRLALMEAENQIRRLNIDGASAEANAIRANAAAIAEGNSALDRQREAWESVRDAGTDAIDRIFGAIDDGDIEGALEGIAREISNFLIELGAKNPLKNALFGTDLPTLEDAGGLGGIIRSLLGGGPQGPGLGVDIASSPIATGMMSVNATSVIINGGGLGAIGSLVGANDNGGVAAAVSGGGVPNPIGRPIALGGGTSIGRVQNLVSDAGRGLHPFLDLIARAEGTAGPNAYNTSLGYGLLTGGEQNLVGMTLNQIDQLQTRMLAHPANQWNSSALGRYQIVRTTRRGLQEQMGLTGNELFSPELQDQMALRLMMGRGNDVGELREEWQGLLGVDAETIRSTFNAQPITDAIEELGSSATQTGNLLSNMGTDVSGLAEVLAGSGKSLLSSTQTLSVTAEGFSGQSKQLADSLASGLQDISSSIGQAGAPGTSGGGGFLSSIFSAGLNLLGGLFGYRRGGDTGRGNDDDVTGFVHANEFVFNARATRRIGVRNLEALHDGAMRGYREGGFVVGGGVSGGYGRPVLEAASNGPQIAIYNFSGAPVREEQESDGRGGRRTKIVIGEAVGGAIADTGGPTQRAMRGTFGIRPQRVRR, from the coding sequence GTGACGCTGGTCCTCGCAGCCCGCGCGACGCTCGACGCCAGTGGTATGACCTCAGGCGCGCAGGAAGGCAGGCGCGCAGTTGGCAGCCTTGGGAGCGCAGCCGACGCCGCCGCGTCCGATATCGATCAGCTGAGCGCCTCGCAGCAGCGCGCTGCAGCCATCACGGAAAATGCCCGGCGCTCGTCTCAGGGCATGGCAACGGCCCTCACTCAGGGCAGCCGCGCATCGGCGCAAGCGGTCGGGCTGACCTCGGCCGAGATGTCCAACCTGTCGTTCCAGATGAACGATATCGCGATGGGCCTGGCGACCGGTCAGTCGCCTTTCACCGTGATGATCCAGCAGGGCGCCCAGGTGAACCAGATCCTCGGTCGCCGCGGCGTCGGACAGATCTTCCCGCTGATGCTGCAGGGGCTGACGTCGCTGCTCACGCCGACGACGCTGGTCCTGGGTGGCATCACCGCGTTGGGCTTCGGTGCAGCGGAAGTCTTCAACCGGATCCGCGGCGAGGTCGAAGACACCGACGCCGTCATCGAGCGGCACGAGGATTTGATCCGCCGCATCAAGGACGCCTACGCGGAGGCGGGCGAAGGCGCCCAGGCCTATGCGCGCGAGAGCCAGGCGGTTCTGGAAGCGGATCTCCGGCGCAACCGCGAGACGCTTTCGAGCCAGCTGGCCAACCAATCGCAAGGCCTGCTCGACTTTCTGGCGCGCCGCGATCTGCAGGCGCTGGGTACGGCCACGGATGTGTTTGCCCAGACGACGGCCGCGGTTGAAGCGTTTCAGCAATCGGTGAGCGCCGGCACACCCGACGTGCTCGCCCTGGTCGAGACGATCGCGCGGATCTCCGAAGAAACCGAAGGCGTCACAAACAGCCAGCGAGGCTTCTTCGACAGATTGCGCGACGTCGCCGGTGCTGCCGTAGAGACCCAGCGAGCCCTCGAAGCAGCGTCTGGCACCGTCGAGGAAATCGGCGAGGACTCGGAGCGGGCGTCGAGGAGCCTCGACCAATTCGCGCGGGCGCTGCAGCGCATCAACGACGCGAACCGAACGATCACTCCCCAGGAGCGGGCCAACAGGTCGTTGCGCGAGGCCCTGGACGCAGCGACCACCATCGAGCAGATCGAGCGCGCCTACGCGGCCCACCAGGAAAACCTTGCCCGTATCCAGAACCAGGACCGCGGCCTCGGCATTCCGAACCCCATCGCACGGCCGGCAGACCTCAGCCTCGATCGACCTGTCGAGGATCTGTTGCGCAGCCAGGCGGAAGAGCTGCGCATGCTGCAGCTCGAGGCCCAGCTCTTGGGTGCCTCAAGCGCCGAGCGCGCCCGTCGCCTGGCGCTCATGGAAGCGGAAAACCAGATCCGGCGTCTCAACATCGACGGCGCATCGGCCGAGGCCAATGCGATCCGGGCGAACGCGGCGGCGATCGCCGAGGGCAACAGCGCGCTCGATCGCCAGCGCGAGGCGTGGGAATCGGTCCGCGATGCCGGCACCGACGCCATCGACAGGATCTTCGGAGCGATCGACGATGGTGACATCGAGGGCGCGCTCGAAGGCATCGCCCGCGAGATCAGCAACTTCCTCATCGAGCTCGGCGCGAAGAACCCGCTGAAGAACGCCTTGTTCGGCACCGACCTGCCAACGCTCGAGGACGCAGGAGGTCTCGGCGGCATTATTCGGTCTCTTTTGGGTGGCGGTCCGCAAGGGCCGGGTCTCGGCGTCGATATCGCATCGTCGCCGATCGCTACCGGCATGATGAGCGTCAACGCGACGAGCGTCATCATCAATGGCGGTGGCCTAGGTGCGATCGGAAGCCTGGTCGGCGCGAACGACAATGGCGGTGTGGCGGCTGCGGTGAGCGGTGGCGGTGTGCCCAACCCGATCGGGCGACCGATCGCACTCGGTGGCGGTACGTCGATCGGGCGCGTCCAGAACCTCGTTTCGGATGCTGGGCGAGGCCTCCATCCTTTCCTCGATCTGATCGCGCGCGCGGAAGGCACCGCTGGGCCCAACGCTTACAACACGTCGCTGGGGTACGGCCTCTTGACGGGGGGCGAGCAGAACCTTGTCGGGATGACGCTCAACCAGATCGATCAGCTGCAAACACGCATGCTCGCGCATCCGGCAAACCAGTGGAACTCCTCGGCACTGGGCCGCTACCAGATCGTGCGCACCACGCGTCGCGGACTGCAGGAGCAGATGGGGCTGACCGGCAATGAGCTGTTCTCGCCTGAGCTCCAGGACCAGATGGCGCTGCGCCTGATGATGGGCCGCGGGAACGATGTGGGTGAGCTGCGCGAAGAGTGGCAGGGCCTTTTGGGCGTCGACGCGGAGACCATCCGCTCGACGTTCAATGCGCAGCCCATCACCGATGCGATCGAGGAGCTGGGCAGCTCGGCAACCCAGACCGGCAACCTCCTCTCCAACATGGGAACGGACGTCAGCGGGCTCGCCGAAGTGCTCGCCGGCAGCGGCAAGAGCCTGCTGAGCTCGACGCAAACCCTGTCGGTGACGGCCGAAGGGTTTTCAGGGCAGTCGAAGCAGCTGGCCGACAGCCTCGCAAGCGGGCTTCAGGACATCTCATCGAGCATCGGTCAAGCCGGTGCGCCTGGCACGTCTGGCGGCGGCGGTTTCCTGTCGTCCATCTTCTCGGCGGGCCTCAATCTGCTCGGTGGCCTGTTCGGCTACCGGCGTGGTGGCGATACCGGCCGCGGCAATGATGACGACGTGACGGGCTTCGTTCATGCCAACGAGTTCGTCTTCAACGCCCGCGCGACCCGGCGTATCGGCGTGCGCAATCTCGAGGCGCTTCATGACGGCGCCATGCGCGGCTACCGCGAAGGCGGGTTCGTGGTCGGCGGCGGGGTGTCCGGAGGCTACGGTCGCCCGGTCTTAGAAGCAGCTTCGAACGGGCCTCAAATCGCCATCTACAACTTCTCCGGTGCCCCTGTTCGTGAAGAGCAGGAGTCGGACGGCCGAGGCGGTCGCCGCACCAAGATCGTCATCGGCGAAGCTGTCGGTGGCGCAATCGCTGACACGGGTGGGCCGACCCAGAGAGCGATGCGCGGCACCTTTGGCATTCGGCCGCAGCGGGTGCGGCGATGA
- a CDS encoding DUF1799 domain-containing protein: protein MGRSDPSEPSRPDEQMIADWEDMGVRVADAVREQAALAEREESFAVWRCNWKTMTAFLMLETQWRAAATMTRLHWIGLDYSAAAALFAGKSRKKFHRLIDDLQVMEFEALPILNADPEGTS from the coding sequence ATGGGTCGATCGGACCCGTCAGAACCGTCGCGGCCCGACGAGCAGATGATCGCCGACTGGGAAGACATGGGGGTTCGGGTTGCCGACGCGGTTCGTGAGCAGGCGGCTCTGGCAGAGCGGGAAGAGAGTTTCGCGGTGTGGCGCTGCAACTGGAAAACCATGACGGCCTTCCTGATGCTGGAGACCCAGTGGCGCGCGGCCGCGACCATGACCCGGCTGCACTGGATTGGCCTCGACTATAGCGCCGCCGCCGCTCTGTTCGCTGGTAAGTCGCGCAAGAAGTTCCATCGGCTGATCGACGATCTGCAGGTGATGGAGTTCGAAGCCCTTCCCATCCTCAATGCCGATCCGGAGGGCACGTCGTGA
- a CDS encoding phage tail tube protein, which yields MSAGNTRKIRKLALLAKVETTYGTDSVPTGAANAIQANDVNLTPMAGGEESRDLLLPFLGQQGIILTGNYVQCEFSVEIAGAGAAGTVPSYGALLRGCGMSETVSAGTDVVYAPVSDGEEALSIYYNLDGVQHVMLGSRGNVVVNVQPSRIPRFRFTFMGLEGTVTDQALPTVDLTGFQTPLQASSTNTAHTLHGLAAVTESVSIDLGVQVEPRFLIGAECMEMTDRQATGTAVVQATSLATKDWFAVAKARTRDALQVVHGTVAGNIVQLDAPQVEIGRVAQGSNQGIANYTLPLMLVPETGNDELTITVR from the coding sequence ATGAGCGCCGGCAACACACGCAAGATCCGTAAGCTGGCGCTGCTGGCCAAGGTCGAAACAACCTACGGCACGGACAGTGTGCCAACCGGCGCCGCGAACGCCATCCAGGCGAACGATGTGAACCTCACCCCGATGGCCGGTGGCGAGGAGAGCCGCGATCTCCTTCTGCCTTTTCTTGGTCAGCAGGGCATCATCCTCACCGGCAATTACGTCCAATGCGAGTTCTCGGTCGAGATCGCCGGCGCCGGCGCTGCAGGCACCGTTCCAAGCTATGGTGCACTTCTGCGCGGGTGCGGCATGTCCGAAACCGTCAGCGCGGGCACCGATGTCGTTTATGCGCCGGTGTCCGACGGCGAAGAGGCACTGTCGATCTATTACAATCTCGATGGGGTGCAACACGTCATGCTCGGCTCGCGCGGCAATGTGGTCGTGAACGTGCAGCCCAGCCGCATTCCGCGCTTCCGGTTCACCTTCATGGGCCTTGAAGGGACCGTGACGGACCAGGCCCTTCCGACCGTCGATCTGACCGGTTTTCAGACGCCGCTCCAGGCATCGAGCACCAATACGGCCCACACGCTCCATGGCCTTGCCGCTGTGACCGAGAGCGTGTCGATTGATCTCGGTGTGCAGGTCGAGCCGCGCTTCCTGATCGGCGCCGAGTGCATGGAAATGACCGATCGCCAGGCGACGGGCACCGCTGTCGTCCAGGCGACGTCGCTCGCCACGAAGGATTGGTTCGCCGTCGCCAAGGCGCGCACACGCGATGCGCTGCAAGTCGTTCACGGCACCGTTGCCGGCAACATCGTCCAGCTGGATGCGCCGCAAGTCGAGATCGGCCGCGTCGCCCAGGGATCGAACCAGGGTATCGCCAACTACACGCTCCCGCTGATGCTCGTGCCGGAGACCGGCAATGACGAGCTGACGATCACGGTCCGCTAG
- a CDS encoding phage virion morphogenesis protein, with the protein MAGASIIIEDEELNAALGRVERAGGNTEPLMREITAAMLFSTQRRFERETGPDGRPWQPLSPRTARQRIGRNRRRGTENMLRVSGRLYSSIVGEASSREAVIGTNVTYASVHQEGATINMPARSRTVRLRRSNGRTVFARTSHRRVREVEVSVDAYTVTIPARPFLGFSDEDRATILQIAEGYYQRAIDGGGTP; encoded by the coding sequence ATGGCGGGCGCATCCATCATCATCGAAGACGAGGAACTCAACGCGGCGCTTGGCCGTGTAGAGCGCGCCGGTGGCAACACCGAACCGCTGATGCGCGAGATCACGGCCGCGATGCTGTTCTCTACCCAGCGGCGCTTCGAGCGCGAGACCGGACCGGATGGCCGCCCCTGGCAACCGCTCAGCCCGCGGACGGCACGGCAGCGCATCGGACGCAACCGCCGCCGCGGTACCGAGAACATGTTGCGGGTGTCGGGTCGGCTGTACTCGTCGATCGTCGGCGAAGCGTCATCGCGGGAAGCGGTCATCGGGACCAACGTCACCTATGCGTCGGTTCACCAGGAAGGCGCGACGATCAATATGCCGGCCCGCAGCCGAACGGTGCGCCTACGCCGCAGCAATGGCCGGACCGTGTTCGCCCGCACAAGCCATCGGCGCGTCCGGGAAGTCGAGGTGAGCGTCGACGCTTACACGGTCACGATCCCGGCGCGGCCGTTCCTAGGCTTCTCCGACGAAGACCGGGCGACAATCCTTCAGATCGCTGAAGGCTACTACCAACGCGCGATCGACGGTGGAGGGACGCCATGA
- a CDS encoding DUF1320 domain-containing protein has protein sequence MTYATQQDLIDRFGERELIQRTDRTNRPATTVDATVVTRHLTDATATVDGYLAKKYTLPLASTPEILVKITADIARYFLHGNTAEKGDPVRDAYDQAVGWLRDVSKGHVVLEDGGEAAAQPGGGSVSFTAPDRVMSRDSLKGM, from the coding sequence GTGACCTACGCGACGCAGCAGGACCTGATTGATCGGTTCGGCGAGCGGGAGCTGATCCAGCGCACCGATCGCACGAACCGTCCTGCGACGACGGTCGACGCAACGGTCGTCACCCGCCACCTGACAGACGCGACGGCAACGGTCGATGGCTACCTCGCCAAGAAGTACACGCTGCCGCTGGCCTCGACGCCGGAGATCCTCGTCAAGATCACGGCGGACATTGCCCGGTATTTTCTTCACGGCAACACGGCCGAGAAGGGCGATCCAGTCCGCGATGCCTACGACCAGGCTGTGGGCTGGCTCCGCGACGTCTCAAAGGGACACGTGGTCCTTGAAGACGGCGGCGAAGCAGCTGCCCAGCCCGGTGGCGGATCGGTCAGCTTCACAGCGCCCGACCGGGTTATGAGCCGCGATAGCCTCAAGGGCATGTGA
- a CDS encoding HI1506-related protein, with amino-acid sequence MTEKLDSGRLAALRAAIEQLGAADFTKAGQAKVKALEAQLGGDVSSAEIAEAMEGWDFEVPTGEAAQQPSEAQAAPTPPVTPPEPPAQSGEASPPEPPAEAAPLSPDIDMAGGVRIRSKVKSFRRAGVEHLAEPKEWPAGSFSKDQLVALKGEKKLIVEDL; translated from the coding sequence GTGACCGAGAAGCTTGATTCCGGCCGTTTGGCTGCTCTTCGTGCTGCTATTGAGCAGCTCGGGGCAGCCGACTTCACCAAAGCTGGCCAGGCCAAGGTCAAAGCTTTGGAGGCCCAGCTCGGCGGCGATGTGTCGTCCGCCGAGATCGCCGAAGCCATGGAAGGATGGGACTTCGAAGTCCCGACCGGCGAAGCCGCGCAACAGCCGTCAGAGGCGCAAGCAGCGCCGACGCCGCCTGTAACGCCGCCAGAGCCACCTGCACAAAGCGGAGAGGCATCACCGCCCGAACCGCCAGCAGAGGCCGCCCCGCTTTCGCCAGACATCGACATGGCGGGCGGCGTGCGCATTCGTTCGAAGGTCAAGAGCTTCCGTCGCGCAGGTGTCGAGCATTTGGCCGAGCCCAAGGAATGGCCTGCCGGTTCGTTCAGCAAGGACCAGCTTGTCGCCCTCAAGGGTGAGAAGAAGCTGATCGTCGAGGATCTGTGA